A portion of the Gossypium arboreum isolate Shixiya-1 chromosome 8, ASM2569848v2, whole genome shotgun sequence genome contains these proteins:
- the LOC108467552 gene encoding uncharacterized protein LOC108467552 isoform X1: MPFPMKIQPIDFNTLEEAALPRSETVKPLVKSRFKRLFERPFPSVLRNSTTDKIGTIAADELPLSKEYAGEFEPSSVCLAKMVQNFIEENNEKQQSCAVRCSRNRCNCFNRNCSDSSEDDMDSFFGDSNLNSPAEASEILKNLICPMTVSEKILLADTAKIVEKNKICKSKDDFCRKMVTDGLLTLGYDASICKSCWEKSPSCPAGEYEYIDVIIEGERMLIDIDFRSEFELARSTKTYKSILQMLPFIFVGKADRLQKIIVTVSEAVKQCLKKKGMHIPPWRKAEYIKAKWLSPYNRITPSPSPSPSPSPTPTSTSITGTLKEFELDPKAKKQCQPLFELNPEGKNSVDDADLGEPIFALSESSEEERNEKNVKKEERKPPQINPRSSQIGVKIVAGLASAIEEDEQ; this comes from the exons ATGCCTTTCCCAATGAAGATCCAGCCGATCGATTTCAACACGCTAGAAGAGGCAGCGCTGCCGCGGTCGGAAACAGTAAAGCCTTTGGTGAAATCGAGGTTCAAGCGGCTGTTTGAACGGCCGTTCCCTAGCGTTCTAAGAAATTCCACGACGGATAAGATCGGTACCATCGCCGCCGATGAGCTCCCTTTAAGCAAGGAATACGCCGGTGAGTTCGAGCCGAGCTCTGTTTGCTTGGCCAAGATGGTTCAGAATTTCATAGAAGAAAACAACGAGAAACAACAATCTTGTGCTGTTAGATGCAGCCGTAACCGCTGTAACTGCTTCAACCGTAACTGCAGCGACAGCTCCGAAGACGATATGGATAGTTTCTTTGGTGACTCCAATCTTAATTCTCCCGCTGAAGCATCTGAAATCCTAAAG AATTTGATTTGTCCTATGACTGTGAGTGAAAAGATTTTATTGGCGGATACGGCGAAGATTGTGGAGAAGAACAAGATCTGTAAGAGTAAAGATGATTTTTGCAGGAAAATGGTCACTGATGGATTACTGACCCTTGGATATGATGCTTCTATCTGCAAATCTTGCTGGGAAAAATCTCCCTCTTGCCCCGCCG GGGAGTACGAATACATAGACGTGATAATTGAGGGGGAACGAATGTTGATCGACATCGATTTCAGATCAGAGTTCGAACTCGCCCGATCAACGAAGACTTACAAATCAATCCTCCAAATGCTTCCCTTCATCTTCGTTGGCAAAGCTGATCGTCTCCAGAAGATAATTGTTACTGTTTCAGAGGCGGTAAAGCAATGCCTGAAGAAGAAGGGAATGCACATTCCTCCATGGCGAAAGGCCGAGTATATCAAGGCCAAATGGCTTTCTCCTTATAATCGAATCACGCCTTCACCTTCACCTTCACCTTCACCTTCACCTACTCCAACATCAACATCTATAACCGGAACGCTCAAAGAATTTGAGCTTGATCCCAAAGCTAAAAAACAATGCCAACCTTTGTTTGAATTGAATCCTGAGGGTAAAAACTCCGTTGACGATGCTGATTTGGGGGAACCCATATTTGCTTTGTCAGAGAGTTCTGAAGAAGAAcggaatgaaaaaaatg
- the LOC108467552 gene encoding uncharacterized protein LOC108467552 isoform X2: protein MPFPMKIQPIDFNTLEEAALPRSETVKPLVKSRFKRLFERPFPSVLRNSTTDKIGTIAADELPLSKEYAGEFEPSSVCLAKMVQNFIEENNEKQQSCAVRCSRNRCNCFNRNCSDSSEDDMDSFFGDSNLNSPAEASEILKILLADTAKIVEKNKICKSKDDFCRKMVTDGLLTLGYDASICKSCWEKSPSCPAGEYEYIDVIIEGERMLIDIDFRSEFELARSTKTYKSILQMLPFIFVGKADRLQKIIVTVSEAVKQCLKKKGMHIPPWRKAEYIKAKWLSPYNRITPSPSPSPSPSPTPTSTSITGTLKEFELDPKAKKQCQPLFELNPEGKNSVDDADLGEPIFALSESSEEERNEKNVKKEERKPPQINPRSSQIGVKIVAGLASAIEEDEQ, encoded by the exons ATGCCTTTCCCAATGAAGATCCAGCCGATCGATTTCAACACGCTAGAAGAGGCAGCGCTGCCGCGGTCGGAAACAGTAAAGCCTTTGGTGAAATCGAGGTTCAAGCGGCTGTTTGAACGGCCGTTCCCTAGCGTTCTAAGAAATTCCACGACGGATAAGATCGGTACCATCGCCGCCGATGAGCTCCCTTTAAGCAAGGAATACGCCGGTGAGTTCGAGCCGAGCTCTGTTTGCTTGGCCAAGATGGTTCAGAATTTCATAGAAGAAAACAACGAGAAACAACAATCTTGTGCTGTTAGATGCAGCCGTAACCGCTGTAACTGCTTCAACCGTAACTGCAGCGACAGCTCCGAAGACGATATGGATAGTTTCTTTGGTGACTCCAATCTTAATTCTCCCGCTGAAGCATCTGAAATCCTAAAG ATTTTATTGGCGGATACGGCGAAGATTGTGGAGAAGAACAAGATCTGTAAGAGTAAAGATGATTTTTGCAGGAAAATGGTCACTGATGGATTACTGACCCTTGGATATGATGCTTCTATCTGCAAATCTTGCTGGGAAAAATCTCCCTCTTGCCCCGCCG GGGAGTACGAATACATAGACGTGATAATTGAGGGGGAACGAATGTTGATCGACATCGATTTCAGATCAGAGTTCGAACTCGCCCGATCAACGAAGACTTACAAATCAATCCTCCAAATGCTTCCCTTCATCTTCGTTGGCAAAGCTGATCGTCTCCAGAAGATAATTGTTACTGTTTCAGAGGCGGTAAAGCAATGCCTGAAGAAGAAGGGAATGCACATTCCTCCATGGCGAAAGGCCGAGTATATCAAGGCCAAATGGCTTTCTCCTTATAATCGAATCACGCCTTCACCTTCACCTTCACCTTCACCTTCACCTACTCCAACATCAACATCTATAACCGGAACGCTCAAAGAATTTGAGCTTGATCCCAAAGCTAAAAAACAATGCCAACCTTTGTTTGAATTGAATCCTGAGGGTAAAAACTCCGTTGACGATGCTGATTTGGGGGAACCCATATTTGCTTTGTCAGAGAGTTCTGAAGAAGAAcggaatgaaaaaaatg